A DNA window from Ficedula albicollis isolate OC2 chromosome 1, FicAlb1.5, whole genome shotgun sequence contains the following coding sequences:
- the AKAP11 gene encoding A-kinase anchor protein 11 isoform X3, which yields MDMYARAQGNRMKSRISVEKSFGEGILHSMKSLLHSRKELCNVSAEECLNQEEQDNFIEMTFIGFAEEMGAARLQELSAVSVELPDVLKSLHLHKLKENEAVFLKDLKKTLAKPHVVKHQNQLPEVFCVMRLSPSFPRIKVDYIFTLLSKYTTGIRYAVEINSSQKHQTETTRGEDDDTNQSVSSIEDDFVTAFEHLDEDEPSKILSAGTCSFTSQNHRDAASQTIPAQCLEAVDSKILVCSARRKSSARSSTLIDILGLKELPSVKNSVTTSISDPWIQRSFYKPYNPSDQGVNFLRKTFFSSSPAESSESDCSSPSPIIFLDEEGYQKSLKAKLQLPKIPVVKDGIEDSDSEVSEFFDSFDQFDELEQALENTCKIIRDPILGNPAQKRRTAHEKLSSASITMNPQKFKFDRPTLPANVKKPTPRKPESPYSSIFEVPDSPRPVKTSGEENGGFFSPIRTSAFSPLGSCGSSECLCRINPGGEGTGQSHRDAAYNSYSAYADSVSCEILGSVFFSESSSEQMCAGNDSKHKRVPSKVKKRQAADLKMKASKEPEKQAKSKHKSLMIRDSIQKFATELVEKSFGSAFKDLQKGVSSCTNALCHLAARLTSSVFQMAFYEIGRRRAISLKERAINGIANFLVSEAITGALKELRQVKKQIFTNTVARFAADLAEELVFEGIMEVCQFSYPSTPTAQPSSFDYENKVVRSYARDLSESVIQEAFIELSQVDVTFTTQAAISVSMDNIKYVSAESMLESTQTSTVSPNFNDRVALKPIQDSKNEYTVQKALFCASGVVSSIPMPLAGRALCQQQVSSDAYKAKVSPVPNADDSTKVFKDSTHPFFTSRTREEEVASFRNIYLTSDRSQSTENTPPLFCNQNDTKLTNNRSGMNNNSELTSGSKGINTFSGTMVDMIVNEAYETITSSRVTKAVEEYSDFLTRKVIDKKPYVQGTGEDSPKSMFADHLAKYVIKQSVEESKTVLCNTSENLTCNVNSQTYRDINRKEQCVIKKQEAEKQSNASIIVEQQQLPLNNPCKFLTPTHSVRCVLESKDCWQEQKGNKFSSKSPPPCSTVTFARHVLEDCTDTGSCSITCLNKPSKKSDTRKLSAGALNYRQTDCFLHANSFSSELFGSESTLQMEEKSSLKHGNTCLVPDTPPPTPLVPCQSSSERNLRKLSKKLKGELAKEFAPATPPSTPYYPSITGSSETEPDSLENEEFMLKLMRSLSEEVESSEDEDHSGMPVEKEEHTAKTIQYADCLASNIISVATEMAASHLGGKTNEREAGRPAQLGMQKKRCGYTAFVNIPEETCNSLWNYAGDMAGKVINEAKKVVKSRHCKLLRLKRVNCQVDCFYVRRGDKDGSSKEWCGGPVQDQWLGERDSSGLPLPQGSGMTGLTSKYPSCESVTDEYADHVIRVLRREGGNAELLVDQYASRLAYRSIKSGLQQAARKAKFRYSRKTFPGQSAQVNGKLELITAGSKDAVQQVKSSIHHCEGQMLERSVCTQRTECTELLHFSESLAHSITCDVRKKLKLSGTCLPKSLTDSCLYKKTEFDEVTGDLIKTRFSRTFLPFSPDHKLYHSTGNINDNGYSEGIIQAIEQYARKVADDTLEMSLESAVLHVAENRKNGDKLSYTEKLSPFSGTVCRCCSVKEHRYCTESMSHDLPAQESCIPVRNFLHSGLGGACQNSRVFQLDIPKIHVDVEQRTVFSDKGATAAVEKAERELSYTSLTADSGIGQDGVSFAESLTTEIMTSAMTNIGQAVTTSSVGREGFHSVESVVSQQMSLSIGDDSTGSWSNLSFEDEHPDENSSFLHLSDSDGTEDKDDDSKDAVEGLEQMRKTLSIMNIDLEPNLVDLQLRAALQWLAASETEVSDLHFRDTAAREFVFLSRRLKERDWKVGDLLQAVLKYCEMIETASDGEQALSKSLVGWLLENV from the exons ATGGACATGTACGCCAGGGCTCAGGGCAATCGCATGAAATCAAGAATATCTGTTGAAAAG aGTTTTGGTGAAGGTATCCTGCACTCTATGAAGTcgctgctgcacagcaggaaagagTTGTGCAATGTATCAGCAGAGGAATGCTTGAATCAGGAAGAACAAGATAATTTTATTGAG atgaCATTTATAGGTTTTGCGGAAGAGATGGGTGCTGCTCGCTTGCAG GAGTTGTCAGCTGTTTCTGTAGAGCTTCCAGATGTTCTGAAATCGCTCCACTTGCACaaactaaaagaaaatgagGCTGTATTTCTAAAAGACTTAAAGAAAACCTTGGCAAAACCTCATGTTGTGAAACACCAG AATCAGCTTCCTGAAGTGTTTTGTGTGATGAGATTGTCTCCATCATTCCCAAGGATCAAAGTTGATTATATATTTACCTTGCTAAGCAAGTATACCACAGGCATAAGATATGCAGTGGAAATAAACTCTTCACAAAAACATCAAACAGAGACAACCCGTGGTGAAGATGATGACACTAATCAGTCAGTTTCTTCAATTGAGGATGATTTTGTCACTGCTTTTGAACACTTAGATGAAGATGAACCTTCAAAGATACTAAGTGCTG GTACATGCAGCTTTACTTCTCAAAACCATCGAGATGCTGCTTCCCAGACCATCCCTGCTCAATGTTTAGAAGCTGTTGACTCAAAGATTCTTGTGTGTTCTGCACGTCGGAAATCATCTGCCAGATCTTCTACTTTGATTGATATTTTGGGACTTAAGGAGCTGCCCTCAGTAAAGAATTCAGTTACAACCTCAATTTCTGATCCTTGGATACAAAGGAGTTTCTATAAGCCATATAATCCTTCTGATCAAGGTGTTAATTTTTTGCGTAAAacattcttttcttcctctccagctgAATCCTCTGAGTCAGACTGCTCCAGCCCAAGCCCCATCATCTTCTTAGATGAAGAAGGGTATCAAAAAAGCTTGAAGGCAAAACTTCAGCTGCCAAAAATTCCGGTAGTAAAAGATGGTATAGAGGATTCAGACTCAGAAGTGAGTGAATTTTTTGATAGTTTTGATCAGTTTGATGAGCTGGAGCAAGCCTTGGAAAACACTTGTAAAATTATTAGGGATCCTATCCTAGGGAATCCTGCCCAGAAAAGGAGGACTGCACATGAAAAATTGTCTTCTGCAAGCATTACAATGAATCCTCAGAAATTCAAGTTTGATCGTCCCACTCTCCCAGCCAATGTAAAGAAACCAACTCCTCGTAAGCCAGAATCACCGTACAGCAGCATCTTCGAAGTCCCGGATTCCCCTCGCCCGGTTAAAACATCGGGGGAAGAGAATGGAGGCTTCTTCAGCCCCATCAGAACATCGGCCTTCAGCCCCCTGGGCAGCTGCGGTTCTTCCGAATGTCTGTGTCGAATTAACCCTGgtggagaggggacaggtcAAAGTCACCGTGATGCAGCTTATAACAGTTACTCAGCATATGCTGACAGTGTTTCATGTGAAATCCTgggttctgtttttttttctgagtcctCATCAGAACAAATGTGTGCAGGGAATGATTCAAAGCACAAAAGGGTTCCTTCGAAAGTGAAGAAGAGGCAAGCAGCAGATCTCAAAATGAAAGCTAGTAAGGAACCAGAGAAGCAAGCAAAATCTAAACATAAGTCACTAATGATAAGAGATAGCATTCAGAAATTTGCAACTGAATTGGTTGAAAAAAGTTTTGGCAGTGCATTTAAAGACCTCCAAAAAGGTGTTTCTTCATGCACGAATGCGCTTTGCCATTTGGCTGCTAGGTTGACTTCATCAGTCTTTCAAATGGCTTTTTATGAGATTGGAAGGCGTAGAGCAATCTCACTGAAGGAGCGTGCCATTAATGGCATAGCAAACTTTTTGGTGAGTGAAGCTATAACTGGTGCTTTGAAAGAATTGCGTCAGgtaaagaaacaaatatttaccAACACCGTTGCACGGTTTGCAGCAGACCTTGCTGAAGAACTTGTGTTTGAAGGAATCATGGAAGTATGCCAGTTTTCATATCCATCAACACCTACTGCACAGCCCTCATCATTTGATTATGAAAACAAAGTGGTAAGATCCTATGCCCGAGATTTGTCTGAATCTGTCATTCAGGAGGCATTTATTGAACTATCTCAGGTTGATGTGACCTTCACAACGCAAGCAGCCATTAGTGTTTCCATGGACAATATCAAATATGTAAGTGCAGAAAGTATGTTAGAGTCAACACAGACTTCCACAGTTTCTCCTAATTTTAATGATAGGGTAGCACTAAAGCCAATCCAAGACTCCAAGAACGAATATACAGTACAGAAAGCTCTGTTTTGTGCCTCCGGTGTTGTGAGTTCAATACCTATGCCCTTAGCTGGAAGAGCTCTTTGTCAACAACAGGTTTCCTCTGATGCTTACAAAGCGAAAGTATCCCCTGTTCCAAATGCTGATGACAGCACGAAAGTATTCAAAGATTCCACTCATCCATTTTTCACAAGCAGAACGAGAGAGGAGGAAGTTgcttctttcagaaatatttatctgaCTTCGGATCGCAGTCAAAGTACTGAAAATACTCCACCACTCTTTTGTAACCAGAATGATACCAAACTAACTAATAACAGATCTGGAATGAACAATAATTCAGAATTAACAAGTGGGTCAAAAGGCATTAATACTTTCTCTGGAACTATGGTAGATATGATAGTAAATGAAGCTTATGAAACCATAACCTCATCTAGAGTAACAAAAGCAGTAGAAGAGTATTCAgattttttaacaagaaaagtAATAGATAAAAAACCTTATGTGCAAGGAACTGGTGAAGACTCCCCCAAGAGCATGTTTGCAGATCATTTGGCCAAGTATGTCATAAAACAATCTGTGGAAGAAAGTAAAACTGTGTTATGCAACACCAGTGAGAATTTAACATGTAATGTGAACTCACAGACTTACAGAGATATCAATCGAAAAGAACAATGTGTGATAAAGAAACAAGAAGCTGAGAAACAAAGTAATGCTTCTATAATTGTGGAACAACAACAGTTGCCTTTGAATAATCCATGTAAATTTCTTACTCCAACTCATTCTGTTCGGTGTGTTTTAGAATCTAAAGATTGTTGGcaggaacaaaaaggaaacaaattctCTTCGAAATCACCACCGCCTTGTTCCACTGTGACTTTTGCTAGGCATGTTCTAGAGGACTGTACTGACACAGGAAGCTGTTCAATAACATGCTTAAACAAGCCTTCCAAAAAAAGCGATACCCGGAAACTATCAGCAGGAGCTTTGAATTACAGGCAGACTGATTGTTTTCTGCAtgcaaacagcttttcttcagAGTTGTTTGGCAGTGAAAGTACTTTgcagatggaagaaaaatcaaGCTTGAAACATGGAAATACCTGTTTAGTGCCTGATACACCCCCACCAACTCCTCTAGTACCATGTCAAAGTAGTTCTGAAAGGAACCTAAGAAAACTGTCCAAAAAACTCAAGGGAGAATTAGCAAAGGAATTTGCACCTGCGACACCGCCTTCTACACCCTACTATCCATCCATTACCGGTTCATCTGAAACTGAACCCGACTCTttggaaaatgaggaatttaTGCTGAAACTCATGCGGTCGCTTTCTGAAGAAGTGGAAAGTAGTGAAGATGAAGATCATTCTGGAATGCCTGTTGAGAAAGAGGAGCATACAGCAAAAACAATTCAGTATGCAGATTGCCTAGCTAGCAACATAATTTCAGTAGCGACTGAAATGGCTGCTTCCCACTTAGGTggtaaaacaaatgaaagagaagCTGGCAGGCCAGCTCAGTTAGGGATGCAAAAGAAAAGATGTGGATATACTGCATTTGTAAATATCCCAGAAGAGACATGTAATTCCTTGTGGAATTATGCAGGTGATATGGCAGGAAAAGTCATCAATGAGGCCAAGAAAGTAGTGAAATCAAGGCATTGCAAGCTGTTGAGGTTGAAGCGGGTTAACTGCCAGGTGGATTGCTTTTATGTGAGAAGAGGCGATAAAGATGGCAGTTCAAAAGAATGGTGTGGTGGTCCAGTACAGGACCAGTGGCTGGGGGAGAGAGATTCATCTGGGCTTCCTTTACCACAAGGTTCAGGCATGACAGGTTTGACTTCCAAGTACCCGAGCTGTGAAAGTGTGACTGACGAGTACGCAGATCATGTTATCCGTGTtctgagaagggaaggagggaacgCTGAGCTGTTAGTGGATCAGTATGCCAGCAGACTTGCTTACAGGTCCATCAAGTCAGGCTTGCAGCAAGCTGCTAGAAAAGCCAAATTCAGATACAGCAGAAAGACATTTCCTGGGCAAAGTGCACAGGTAAATGGGAAGCTGGAGCTGATCACAGCGGGAAGTAAAGATGCAGTACAGCAAGTGAAAAGCAGCATTCATCACTGCGAAGGTCAAATGCTGGAGAGGAGTGTCTGCACACAGAGAACAGAATGTACGGAGTTGTTACATTTTTCCGAATCCCTTGCTCACAGCATCACTTGTGATGTCAGGAAGAAGCTGAAATTGTCGGGAACATGTTTGCCAAAGTCTCTAACAGATTCCTGTCTATATAAAAAGACTGAATTTGATGAAGTCACAGGGGATCTCATTAAAACAAGGTTTTCTagaacatttcttcctttctccccagaTCATAAACTCTATCATAGTACAGGTAATATAAATGACAATGGCTACAGTGAAGGCATAATTCAAGCTATAGAACAATATGCTAGGAAAGTAGCAGATGATACTCTAGAAATGAGTTTAGAGTCAGCTGTTCTCCATGtggctgaaaacagaaaaaatggggaTAAGCTCTCGTATACTGAGAAACTGTCTCCTTTTTCTGGAACTGTCTGTAGATGCTGCAGTGTGAAGGAACATCGGTACTGTACAGAGAGCATGTCCCATGATCTACCTGCACAAGAATCCTGCATTCCAGTGAGGAATTTTCTTCATTCTGGATTGGGTGGTGCCTGTCAAAATTCAAGAGTGTTTCAGCTCGATATTCCCAAAATTCACGTTGATGTAGAACAGAGGACAGTGTTTTCTGACAAGGGGGCTACTGCGGCCgtagagaaagcagaaagagagcTGAGTTACACAAGTCTGACAGCTGACAGTGGTATTGGACAAGATGGAGTCAGTTTTGCTGAAAGCCTTACTACTGAAATAATGACATCAGCTATGACTAATATTGGTCAGGCAGTTACCACAAG CTCTGTTGGAAGAGAAGGATTTCACTCTGTTGAATCTGTTGTTAGCCAGCAGATGAGTCTTAGTATTGGTGATGATAGCACTGGGAGTTGGTCCAATCTAAGTTTTGAAGATGAACATCCTGATGAGAACAGCAGTTTTCTTCACCTAAGTGACAG tgaTGGAACAGAAGATAAAGATGACGATTCCAAGGATGCTGTAGAAG GTTTGGAGCAAATGCGGAAGACTTTATCAATAATGAATATTGACCTGGAACCAAATCTAGTAgacctgcagctcagagcagcacttcAGTGGCTGGCAGCTTCTGAAACAGAG GTGTCTGACCTTCACTTTCGTGACACTGCTGCAAGGGAATTTGTCTTT CTTTCCAGAAGACTGAAAGAAAGGGACTGGAAAGTTGGAGATCTCTTGCAAGCAGTGCTGAAATATTGTGAAATGATAGAAACAGCCTCTGATGGAGAGCAAGCTCTAAGTAAATCTTTGGTCGGCTGGCTTCTggaaaatgtctga